One window of the Acaryochloris sp. CCMEE 5410 genome contains the following:
- a CDS encoding carotenoid oxygenase family protein codes for MLTGMNRSLTKEHDWTPLRVEGDLPRDLSGTLYRCGPLSRESQGAFIPDIIQGNGGLAGVRFANGTVSGAAKILQTREMLEEETAGKALYSPAASKVANFMSGLQGKLKNVANTHVIPQNGELWALYELSRPVRVDPDTLDVREETTLNGVIANTFSAHPHRVEVRKALYNFGVVNGREPRVDLFELPDRGLPRKLGEVPLSYSTFVHDFMATPNYLVLFISPIRLDGLRLRLGLGDFKDLAHWEPERGSEVIVIPIDTPEKVTRFKVSPFHVFHFANGFESDQMIYIDFCYYDNFWMEFEAAVGAETASPGGPLTRARIDVARETFDLEHLTDLKSEFPIVHPRIGGDEHNVVFSVTQTPDNGALRHSIVRYEASGETSTLMELGHIASEAVFAPRSDHETEGWLLPLVYDPKADQSYISVIETKSMTEQARCWFDHHIPLTFHGSWVAA; via the coding sequence ACTAAAGAACACGACTGGACCCCACTTCGCGTTGAGGGGGACCTTCCTAGAGACCTTAGCGGCACGCTGTATCGCTGTGGGCCATTGTCTCGTGAGTCCCAAGGGGCTTTTATTCCCGACATTATTCAGGGCAATGGAGGCCTCGCAGGGGTGAGGTTTGCCAACGGCACCGTCTCTGGCGCGGCTAAGATCCTGCAAACTCGCGAGATGCTTGAAGAAGAAACTGCGGGAAAAGCGCTGTATAGTCCTGCAGCTTCAAAAGTTGCCAATTTCATGAGTGGCCTGCAGGGCAAGCTTAAGAATGTCGCTAACACACACGTTATTCCACAGAATGGAGAATTGTGGGCTCTCTACGAATTGAGTCGCCCAGTCAGAGTTGATCCGGACACTCTAGATGTCCGTGAAGAGACCACACTCAATGGCGTGATTGCGAACACGTTCTCTGCTCATCCTCATCGGGTGGAGGTTCGGAAGGCGCTCTACAATTTTGGGGTGGTTAATGGGCGAGAACCACGAGTTGACCTATTCGAGCTGCCCGACCGGGGTTTACCTCGCAAGCTTGGCGAGGTTCCACTGAGTTACAGCACCTTTGTGCATGACTTTATGGCTACGCCGAACTATCTAGTTCTATTCATCTCTCCCATTCGTCTAGACGGTTTGCGGTTACGCCTCGGTCTTGGAGACTTCAAAGATCTCGCTCATTGGGAGCCTGAAAGAGGTAGTGAGGTCATCGTCATTCCGATCGATACACCAGAGAAGGTGACGCGCTTTAAGGTCTCTCCCTTCCATGTATTCCACTTTGCCAACGGGTTCGAGAGCGATCAGATGATCTATATTGATTTCTGTTACTACGACAATTTCTGGATGGAGTTCGAGGCGGCTGTAGGCGCAGAAACTGCATCTCCAGGAGGCCCACTGACGCGGGCTAGGATTGATGTGGCACGCGAAACCTTCGACCTAGAGCACCTTACCGATCTCAAATCCGAGTTTCCGATTGTTCATCCCAGAATTGGAGGAGATGAACATAACGTGGTGTTTTCCGTCACCCAAACTCCTGACAACGGTGCTTTACGCCATAGCATTGTCCGTTACGAGGCAAGTGGAGAAACATCCACGTTGATGGAGCTTGGCCATATAGCATCGGAAGCGGTATTCGCACCTCGCTCAGACCACGAAACCGAGGGATGGCTACTCCCCCTTGTCTATGACCCCAAGGCTGATCAAAGCTACATCAGTGTCATCGAGACTAAATCGATGACGGAACAGGCTCGGTGTTGGTTCGACCACCATATTCCCCTCACCTTCCACGGCAGTTGGGTGGCGGCATAA
- a CDS encoding DUF4437 domain-containing protein: MLNIKNIKIFLILALAFVVTILGNTMVASQSIDPNPKAASATEIILKSDVPWGPLNPARGDQSPKAGQLWGDRTGSGPSGFLVEFVDGFSSPPHIHNVTYKGMVIQGLLHNDDPDANKMWLPAGSFWTQPAGEVHVTAADDSNNLAYIEIEEGPYLVRPPEAAFDNGERPVNVDKSNLVWLNASNITWVDQPAMPASINGAKVAFLWGNPQDDQLNGTLVKLPSGFTGEIQSHSSTFRAVVIQGQPNLYSGQTNTLEPGSYFGSQGKTMHKVSCETKEECVIYVRAQGKYNVVSS, translated from the coding sequence ATGCTCAACATCAAGAACATCAAAATATTTCTCATCCTTGCGCTTGCCTTCGTTGTCACCATCCTGGGTAACACGATGGTTGCATCCCAAAGCATTGATCCAAACCCCAAGGCTGCATCTGCCACCGAGATCATCTTGAAGTCTGACGTTCCGTGGGGGCCGCTCAACCCCGCCCGTGGCGACCAAAGCCCGAAGGCGGGTCAGCTTTGGGGCGACCGCACTGGCTCAGGGCCGTCCGGATTTCTTGTTGAGTTTGTGGACGGCTTCTCGTCGCCCCCTCATATTCACAATGTCACCTATAAGGGCATGGTTATTCAGGGCCTCCTTCACAATGATGATCCGGATGCGAATAAAATGTGGTTGCCAGCAGGCTCTTTCTGGACACAACCCGCCGGAGAAGTGCACGTTACCGCTGCCGACGATAGTAATAACCTGGCATATATAGAGATTGAGGAAGGCCCCTATCTTGTCCGCCCACCGGAAGCGGCGTTTGATAATGGTGAACGGCCTGTTAACGTCGATAAATCGAATCTGGTTTGGCTAAATGCATCGAATATTACCTGGGTCGATCAGCCTGCAATGCCAGCTTCGATTAATGGAGCCAAGGTCGCCTTTCTCTGGGGTAATCCCCAGGATGACCAGTTAAACGGCACTCTGGTCAAGCTACCCTCTGGATTTACGGGAGAAATACAGAGCCACAGCTCAACCTTCCGTGCGGTTGTGATTCAGGGTCAACCCAACCTCTACTCGGGTCAGACCAACACCCTGGAGCCAGGCAGCTATTTTGGCTCGCAAGGCAAGACGATGCATAAAGTCTCGTGTGAAACCAAAGAGGAGTGCGTCATCTACGTGCGCGCTCAAGGCAAATATAACGTCGTTTCGTCATAG